A genomic stretch from Coffea arabica cultivar ET-39 chromosome 10c, Coffea Arabica ET-39 HiFi, whole genome shotgun sequence includes:
- the LOC113713189 gene encoding SCY1-like protein 2 A, with amino-acid sequence MLAIGQILLFEFFNDYLTETQQKFDDLSMEYDVEDSLLPLQPALDYTAPELVRSKASTVGSASDIFSFACLAYHLVARKPLFNCHNNVKMYMNTLTYLSSEAFSSIPRDLVSDLQRMLSSNEALRPTAMDFTGSPFFRDDTRLRALRFLDHMLERDNMQKTEFLKALSDMWKDFDPRVLRYKVLPPLCSELRNLVMQPMILPMVLTIAESQDKNDFELSTLPALVPVLNSAAGETLLLLVKHAELIINKASHEHLISHVLPMLVRAYDDTDARMQEEVLKKTVSLVKQLDVQLVKQAILPRVHGLALKTTVAAVCGLLLLMLMVKFGF; translated from the exons ATGTTGGCAATAGGTCAGATTTTGTTGTTTGAGTTTTTCAATGACTACCTTACTGAGACTCAGCAGAAATTTGATGACCTGAGTATG GAATATGATGTTGAAGATTCTCTTTTGCCCCTTCAGCCAGCACTGGACTACACTGCTCCTGAACTTGTTCGAAGTAAAGCATCTACAGTTGGATCTGCCTCTGATATCTTCAGTTTTGCTTGTCTTGCCTACCACTTGGTTGCTCGAAAACCGTTGTTTAATTGTCACAACAATGTCAAAATG TACATGAATACTTTGACATACTTATCCAGTGAGGCTTTCTCGTCAATACCGCGGGACTTGGTTTCGGACTTGCAAAGGATGCTTTCTTCTAACGAGGCTTTGAGGCCAACAGCAATGGACTTTACAG GGTCACCTTTTTTTCGTGATGACACTAGGTTGCGTGCACTTCGTTTCCTGGATCACATGCTT GAAAGGGATAACATGCAGAAGACTGAGTTTCTAAAAGCATTATCAGACATGTGGAAAGATTTTGATCCGCGTGTCTTGCGGTATAAG GTACTTCCACCACTTTGTTCTGAGCTTCGGAATCTGGTCATGCAGCCAATGATACTTCCCATGGTTCTTACAATAGCAGAGTCTCAG GACAAAAATGATTTTGAGCTGTCTACTCTTCCAGCTCTTGTTCCTGTCCTAAATAGTGCTGCAGGTGAGACATTGTTGCTACTTGTGAAGCATGCCGAGCTTATTATCAATAAG GCTAGTCATGAGCACTTGATTTCCCATGTTCTACCGATGCTTGTTCGAGCTTATGATGACACTGATGCTCGTATGCAAGAGGAAGTTCTGAAAAAGACTGTATCGCTTGTTAAGCAGCTTGATGTTCAG TTGGTGAAGCAAGCAATCTTGCCCCGAGTTCATGGTTTAGCATTAAAGACAACTGTTGCTGCAGTATGTGGGCTTCTACTCTTGATGTTAATGGTTAAATTTGGGTTTTAG
- the LOC140004303 gene encoding uncharacterized protein has protein sequence MAAENPNCTVYVGNLDERVSDRVLYDILIQAGRVVGLYIPRDKETEKPKGFAFAQYETEEVADYAVKLFSGLVTLYKRTLKFAPATGFSVGLHETVKFVAPPEEGFVELPLTSSLEEATTELAYGPLHNWCRLTFISGQDKPSMNLPTVSSSHKPRPHPVAYNETGVSPDSMRLSTSCRFQDHQVNYSQVRVTPGVSVNQPNGYRSNYDNNDYEHSNGYRSHYNSNNYDYSRRVFGAALDNINRSRLGRYDTRDSTSYYATY, from the exons ATGGCGGCTGAGAATCCCAATTGCACGGTTTACGTCG GCAATCTAGATGAGAGGGTAAGTGATAGGGTACTGTATGACATCCTGATTCAAGCTGGTCGGGTGGTGGGCTTGTACATTCCTCGGGATAAAGAAACTGAGAAGCCGAAAGGTTTTGCATTTGCACAATATGAAACAGAAGAGGTAGCAGACTATGCTGTCAAGCTTTTTTCTGGCCTTGTAACCCTTTACAAAAGAACATTGAAATTTGCG CCTGCGACTGGTTTCTCTGTGGGACTCCATGAGACGGTTAAATTTGTTGCTCCTCCTGAGGAGGGGTTTGTGGAGCTTCCGCTTACATCTTCTCTTGAAGAGGCAACAACTGAATTAGCTTATGGACCCTTACACAACTGGTGTAGGCTGACATTT ATTTCTGGGCAAGACAAGCCCTCAATGAACTTGCCTACGGTAAGTTCCTCTCACAAACCGAGGCCTCACCCTGTAGCGTATAACGAAACGGGCGTTTCTCCAGATTCCATGAGGTTATCAACATCATGCAGGTTTCAAGATCACCAAGTAAACTATTCACAAG TGCGTGTCACTCCTGGTGTGTCTGTAAACCAGCCAAATGGGTATAGATCCAATTATGACAACAATGATTATGAGCATTCTAATGGATATAGATCACATTATAACAGCAACAATTATGATTACAGTCGAAGAGTGTTTGGGGCAGCATTGGATAATATTAATCGCTCTAGGTTGGGCCGATATGATACACGTGATTCTACCAGTTATTATGCCACGTATTGA
- the LOC113715144 gene encoding uncharacterized protein has product MYGFEFDEECFKDMRPAAIPGFNRAIPHKSTNDAIAGHLNRRGQQDVFQLNLKITQLAKRGDIDEAVRVFNAIAHPNAVTYNSMISAYAKNGRISEACALFNRMPFKNLISWNTMMSGYLYNDYFKEAADLFDKMRRRDSFTYSLMITCYARSGFVEKARRIFDSMPDKSCAACWNALITGYVKNGMLSDGRKLFNEMPVRNLVSWNTMLSGYTRSGQMCLAAKFFEVMEEKDWVSWNLVLEGYTQAGDLHAAREFFERIPNPSVVSWATMLSGLARHGHLSEAEGFFNNMTERNVVAWNVMLAAYIQNCKVDKAVELFNEMPEKDAISWTTIISGHVRIGQLEEAKKLLDRMPYENVGSQTAMILGFIQNNRMDDARQIFDRMRKRDTVCWNTMIAGYAQHGRMDEAFDLFQNMAPKKIDTWNTMIAGYAQVGKMERALELLEQIEEKNVVSWNSIISGYAQNGLYMDALKSILLMIRDGKKPDQSTFASGLRVCASLAAEQFGQQLHHIVVKNGYMKDMLVSNALITMYAKCGSILSARDVFSDVDNLDVVSWNSLIAGYALNGYGIEAFKLFQEMEGYAVNPDQVTFVGVLSACNHAGLVSAGLTLFNCMTQKYGIEPLAEHYTCMVDMLGRAGRLEEAFELVRKMKVQATAGIWGALLGACRLHKNVMLADFAARKLFEIEPHKTSSLVLLSNVYAQSGRWDEVDRVRNFLNQNGIEKEPGCSWIEDQCQISVFQSDDYSWPKTAEMYRALQILTTQIMELSCLNSIECTLLDVG; this is encoded by the exons ATGTATGGGTTTGAGTTTGACGAGGAATGTTTTAAGGACATGCGACCCGCTGCCATCCCAGGCTTCAACCGAGCGATTCCGCACAAAAGCACAAATGATGCAATAGCAG GTCATCTGAATAGAAGAGGTCAACAGGATGTCTTTCAGCTGAATTTAAAGATAACCCAGCTAGCCAAAAGAGGTGACATTGATGAGGCCGTCAGAGTATTCAACGCAATAGCACATCCCAACGCTGTCACTTACAACTCGATGATCTCCGCCTATGCTAAGAATGGAAGAATCAGTGAGGCTTGTGCTCTATTTAATCGAATGCCATTTAAGAACTTGATTTCCTGGAACACAATGATGAGCGGTTACTTGTATAATGACTATTTTAAAGAAGCAGCtgacttatttgataaaatgcGTCGAAGGGACTCTTTTACTTACAGTCTCATGATTACTTGTTATGCACGTAGCGGTTTCGTAGAAAAAGCAAGGCGAATATTTGATTCGATGCCCGATAAGAGTTGTGCAGCGTGTTGGAATGCACTGATTACAGGGTATGTCAAGAATGGGATGCTCAGCGATGGTAGGAAATTGTTCAATGAAATGCCAGTGAGGAACTTGGTTTCGTGGAATACAATGCTCTCCGGATATACCCGTAGCGGGCAAATGTGTTTGGCTGCTAAGTTTTTCGAAGTGATGGAAGAAAAGGATTGGGTTTCGTGGAATTTGGTGTTAGAAGGGTACACGCAAGCTGGTGATCTGCATGCTGCTAGGGAGTTTTTTGAAAGGATTCCCAATCCAAGTGTTGTTTCTTGGGCCACAATGTTGAGTGGCTTAGCAAGGCATGGCCACCTTTCAGAGGCAGAGGGATTCTTTAACAACATGACGGAGAGAAATGTTGTTGCTTGGAATGTGATGTTGGCTGCATACATTCAGAATTGCAAGGTTGACAAGGCAGTAGAGTTATTTAATGAGATGCCAGAGAAGGATGCTATATCATGGACTACCATCATCAGTGGTCATGTCCGAATTGGTCAGCTTGAAGAAGCAAAGAAATTGTTGGATAGAATGCCTTATGAAAATGTAGGGTCACAAACAGCCATGATACTTGGCTTTATTCAGAACAATAGGATGGATGACGCCCGTCAAATTTTTGATCGCATGAGGAAACGTGACACTGTCTGTTGGAACACGATGATCGCGGGATATGCTCAACATGGAAGaatggatgaagctttcgatcTATTTCAAAATATGGCCCCAAAGAAAATAGATACTTGGAACACCATGATTGCGGGCTATGCTCAAGTAGGAAAAATGGAGAGAGCACTTGAGTTGCTTGAGcaaattgaggaaaagaatgtaGTTTCTTGGAATTCCATAATTTCAGGTTATGCACAAAATGGGTTATACATGGATGCACTCAAGAGTATTTTACTCATGATTCGTGATGGAAAGAAGCCTGATCAATCTACTTTTGCTTCTGGCCTAAGGGTCTGTGCGAGTCTTGCAGCTGAGCAATTTGGGCAGCAACTTCATCACATTGTGGTGAAAAATGGTTATATGAAAGATATGCTTGTCAGTAATGCTCTAATTACGATGTATGCCAAGTGTGGAAGTATCTTGAGTGCCAGAGATGTATTCAGTGATGTTGATAACCTTGACGTGGTATCCTGGAATTCTTTGATAGCGGGCTATGCTCTAAATGGATATGGGATAGAGGCATTCAAACTTTTCCAAGAAATGGAAGGATATGCTGTCAATCCTGATCAAGTTACTTTTGTTGGGGTTCTTTCTGCATGTAATCATGCAGGCTTAGTTTCTGCAGGTCTAACCTTGTTCAATTGCATGACGCAGAAGTATGGCATTGAACCTTTGGCTGAACATTATACTTGCATGGTCGATATGCTTGGCAGAGCAGGAAGGTTAGAGGAAGCCTTTGAGTTAGTCAGGAAAATGAAGGTCCAAGCCACTGCAGGAATATGGGGTGCTCTTCTTGGGGCTTGTCGCTTGCATAAAAATGTGATGCTTGCTGATTTTGCTGCTAGGAAGCTTTTTGAAATTGAACCTCATAAAACATCAAGTTTAGTGCTTCTCTCAAATGTTTATGCTCAGTCAGGGAGGTGGGATGAGGTCGATAGAGTTAGAAATTTCTTGAATCAGAATGGCATTGAAAAGGAGCCAGGATGCAGCTGGATTGAGGATCAATGCCAGATATCGGTCTTTCAATCTGATGATTATTCATGGCCAAAAACAGCAGAGATGTATAGGGCATTACAGATTTTAACAACACAGATTATGGAGCTTTCCTGTTTAAATAGTATTGAGTGTACTCTTCTTGATGttggatga